From the Cryptomeria japonica chromosome 2, Sugi_1.0, whole genome shotgun sequence genome, one window contains:
- the LOC131864929 gene encoding uncharacterized protein LOC131864929 — translation MASGWWPSGGPVVVQWLSGARVASGLSGDFPVAEEEVGSGRAFPVARVSGSGKSGWGSGGGAGPGGEATRRPAVGRSSGDGPESGGATGSEAGEHWAHREAGQGGGWRELTEGSEGQWSAAVEQYGPA, via the coding sequence ATGGCCAGTGGGTGGTGGCCCAGTGGTGGTCCAGTGGTGGTCCAATGGCTGAGCGGAGCCAGGGTAGCTAGCGGGCTGAGCGGAGATTTCCCAGTGGCCGAGGAGGAGGTCGGGTCGGGCAGAGCTTTCCCGGTGGCAAGGGTTTCCGGCAGTGGCAAGTCTGGGTGGGGCAGCGGCGGTGGGGCCGGGCCAGGTGGTGAAGCCACAAGGAGGCCAGCGGTGGGCCGGAGCAGTGGCGACGGTCCGGAGAGCGGTGGAGCAACCGGAAGCGAAGCGGGAGAGCACTGGGCACACAGGGAGGCTGGTCAGGGGGGGGGGTGGCGGGAACTGACGGAGGGATCGGAGGGCCAGTGGTCGGCAGCCGTGGAGCAGTACGGACCTGCGTGA